The Manis javanica isolate MJ-LG chromosome 2, MJ_LKY, whole genome shotgun sequence genome contains a region encoding:
- the LCN9 gene encoding LOW QUALITY PROTEIN: epididymal-specific lipocalin-9 (The sequence of the model RefSeq protein was modified relative to this genomic sequence to represent the inferred CDS: inserted 1 base in 1 codon; substituted 1 base at 1 genomic stop codon) — protein sequence MSRAVGAENGSAETVIKGVGLRPQGGTALLPLSLGLTLVSAREFXPRTVMQSNFDLARVSGTWHSVVMASSDLRRTEESWDLRVFMRHLQGPEDGSLKFCXRFMVQGECEPVDVICRKVEKSGQFTITYEGDNRVTLLETDYRLYTTFHLLNTSGTETHVLALYCTWPAAGGVSPCPQALAPAGQSGARADVQLPTHVHTSCSQDPSLHSLSAAHVPPDPPHTSSQMT from the exons ATGAGCCGGGCTGTGGGGGCTGAAAACGGCAGCGCAGAAACGGTTATAAAGGGGGTGGGCCTAAGGCCGCAGGGGGGGACAGCTCTGCTCCCGCTGAGCCTGGGGCTGACTCTGGTCTCTGCCCGGGAGT AGCCTCGAACTGTCATGCAGAGCAACTTTGACCTGGCCAGG GTTTCCGGGACCTGGCACTCTGTCGTCATGGCTTCGAGCGACCTGAGACGGACTGAGGAGAGCTGGGACCTGCGGGTCTTCATGCGGCACCTGCAGGGCCCAGAGGACGGCAGTCTGAAATTCTGCTAACGCTTTAT GGTGCAGGGGGAGTGCGAGCCGGTGGACGTGATCTGCAGGAAGGTGGAGAAAAGTGGGCAGTTTACCATCACCT ATGAGGGGGACAACAGGGTGACCCTCTTGGAGACGGACTACAGGCTGTACACCacgtttcacctgctgaacacGAGCGGGACGGAGACGCATGTGCTGGCTCTCTACTGTACCTGGCCCGCCGCCGGTGGGGTCTCGCCCTGCCCCCAGGCTCTGGCCCCAGCAGGGCAATCAGGGGCAAGAGCGGACGTCCAGCTGCCCACGCATGTCCACACCTCGTGCTCGCAGGACCCCTCCCTCCACAGCCTCAGCGCTGCCCATGTCCCCCCAGACCCGCCCCACACATCGTCCCAAATGACCTGA
- the LOC108389324 gene encoding beta-lactoglobulin-1-like: MTCLLLALGMALLCGTRAADVPQTMGSLDLTKVAGTWHSMAMAASDISLLDSASSPLRMYIQELRPTPEDNLEIVTSQREDDHCAERKILAEKTGVAAEFKINYMEENQLTVLDTDYTRYLFLCMENTAAPQRSLACQYLARTLKVDDEVMEKFNRAVRPLSMHTQLFFKPTQAEEQCRV; the protein is encoded by the exons ATGACGTGCCTCCTGCTCGCCCTGGGCATGGCCCTCCTGTGTGGCACGCGGGCCGCCGACGTCCCCCAGACCATGGGGAGCCTGGACCTAACAAAG GTGGCCGGGACCTGGCACTCCATGGCCATGGCGGCCAGCGACATCTCCCTCCTGGACTCTGCCAGCAGCCCCCTGAGAATGTACATTCAGGAGCTGAGACCCACCCCCGAGGACAACCTGGAGATCGTCACGAGCCAACG GGAGGATGACCACTGTGCTGAGAGGAAAATCTTGGCGGAAAAAACCGGGGTCGCTGCTGAGTTCAAGATCAACT ACATGGAAGAGAACCAGCTGACCGTGCTCGACACCGACTACACCCGCTACCTGTTCCTCTGCATGGAGAACACCGCCGCCCCCCAGCGGAGCCTGGCCTGCCAGTACCTGG CCAGGACCCTGAAGGTCGACGATGAGGTCATGGAGAAGTTCAACAGAGCTGTCAGGCCCCTGTCCATGCACACCCAGCTCTTCTTCAAGCCGACCCAGGCGGAAG AGCAGTGCCGCGTCTAG